The following are encoded in a window of Oncorhynchus mykiss isolate Arlee chromosome 11, USDA_OmykA_1.1, whole genome shotgun sequence genomic DNA:
- the LOC110535124 gene encoding protein FAM214B, producing MVDHRDSDGGLSPRSPPPAPLSPGHTPARRPAQHNHDRPVPDLWAPLSPKPSPMVEPHSPPGSRSPFPSIESPPGGNASACSLGNPGGSGEGCSSGSSLGQNQPNCCTDGPRGALGAFDTRSPPGGPPLGPPGSLSHRFPPATDPQEPGEGREWGAKLESSPPHPSAAAFNSTNGLSSVEKTPSTSGLSSVEKTPSASGLSSVEKTPSASGLSSVEKTPSTSGLRGISSGPCPAKKKLLSSSDTGESCSEDEGPSTSKRSRLAPGLGLASCRGTDAKAAPFWNHLLPNARDPNHTKSLSECRGASRRLKSGMRLKSRQLCGRRTDTLGRTARSGWPSSSISRSLLGNFEESILKGRFSPSGRIEGFTAEIGASGSYCPQHATLPVHVTYYDISEHSAPSPFLGVISLEPLGKKGYSVPKAGTTQVTLFNPNKTVVKMFLVTYNFGDMPVNHMTFLRHRIFLVPVEEPEAKGGEPPEPRATPTERRKILCYLIHLRFQSSKSGKIYLHNDIRLLFSRKSIEVDTGIPYELKSFTEVPRNPKYSPRV from the exons ATGGTGGATCACAGAGACTCAGATGGGGGCCTGTCGCCTAGATCCCCCCCACCTGCACCCCTCTCTCCGGGCCACACCCCCGCCCGACGCCCTGCCCAGCACAATCACGACAGGCCCGTCCCGGACCTGTGGGCCCCGCTGTCGCCCAAACCATCCCCCATGGTCGAGCCCCACAGCCCTCCTGGCTCCCGCAGCCCCTTTCCCAGCATAGAGTCTCCTCCTGGGGGCAACGCGTCAGCCTGCTCCTTGGGCAATCCTGGAGGGTCTGGGGAGGGCTGCAGTAGTGGCTCCTCATTGGGACAGAATCAGCCCAACTGCTGCACTGACGGCCCCCGTGGGGCCCTTGGGGCATTCGACACCCGTAGCCCTCCTGGAGGACCTCCCCTCGGACCTCCAGGCTCCCTCTCCCACCGCTTCCCTCCCGCCACAGACCCCCAGGAGCCTGGGGAGGGTAGGGAGTGGGGGGCCAAGCTGGAGTCCTCACCGCCCCATCCCAGTGCCGCCGCCTTCAACTCCACCAACGGCCTGAGCTCCGTGGAGAAGACCCCCAGCACCAGCGGCCTGAGCTCCGTGGAGAAGACCCCCAGCGCCAGCGGCCTGAGCTCCGTGGAGAAGACCCCCAGCGCCAGCGGCCTGAGCTCCGTGGAGAAGACCCCCAGCACCAGCGGCCTCCGTGGGATCTCTTCGGGTCCCTGCCCGGCCAAGAAGAAACTGCTATCATCCAGCGACACGGGAGAGTCGTGTTCGGAGGACGAGGGCCCCTCCACCTCTAAGAGGAGCCGTCTGGCCCCGGGGTTAGGGCTGGCCTCCTGCAGGGGCACCGATGCCAAGGCTGCCCCCTTCTGGAACCACCTGCTTCCCAACGCACGGGACCCAAACCACACCAAG AGTTTATCAGAATGCAGAGGAGCCAGCAGGAGGCTGAAAAGTGGGATGCGCCTGAAAAG tcgACAGCTATGTGGGCGGCGTACAGACACCTTGGGTCGCACTGCTCGGTCAGGCTGGCCCTCTTCTTCCATCAGCCGTTCACTACTGGGTAACTTTGAg GAGTCGATCCTGAAGGGTCGTTTCTCTCCGTCGGGTCGTATCGAGGGCTTCACAGCAGAGATCGGTGCCAGCGGATCCTACTGCCCTCAACACGCCACTCTGCCTGTACACGTCACCTACTACGACATCTCAGAGCACAGCGCACCCTCACCCTTcctg GGGGTGATCTCCTTGGAGCCTTTAGGAAAGAAGGGATACAGCGTACCCAAAGCAGGGACCACCCAAGTG ACCTTATTCAACCCCAATAAAACTGTGGTGAAGATGTTCCTCGTGACCTATAACTTTGGGGACATGCCCGTCAATCACATGACCTTCCTTCGTCACCGCATCTTCCTGGTTCCCGTTGAGGAACCAGAGGCGAAGGGGGGTGAGCCTCCAGAGCCCAGGGCCACGCccacagagaggaggaagattCTCTGCTACCTGATACACCTCAG ATTCCAGAGCTCTAAATCTGGGAAGATCTACTTGCACAACGATATCCGGCTGCTATTCTCCCGCAAGTCCATCGAGGTGGACACGGGGATCCCTTACGAGCTCAAATCTTTCACCGAGGTGCCAAGAAACCCCAAATACTCCCCCCGCGTGTGA